In the uncultured Methanolobus sp. genome, one interval contains:
- a CDS encoding phenylacetate--CoA ligase: MRYWQPKYETMKKDERAELQLKRLKKTAAAVYNNVPFYREKFKGLDITPDDIKSLDDISKLPTTRKTDLRDNYPFGLFAVPREEIVRIHASSGTSGKPTVVGYTKNDIENWSDLMARNLTMAGLDSSDVFQNAVNYGLFTGGLGFHYGAERMGAMTVPSGTGNTARQLEMMIDFGVTAVHCTPSYALYLAETAKELDIVDKLSLKVGCFGAEPWSSNTRKQLESSLNIKAYDSYGLSELMGPGVAFECEEQDGLHIWSDHFYVEVLDENGEQVAEGEKGELVLTSLTKEALPIIRYRTGDITRLLESECSCGRTTPRISRLLGRADDMLIVRGINVFPSQIEDVIVDIPEVTEHFQVLLDRNAKMLDEITVRVELEENAFTGELKDLAAVRKHVENELKSVLNIRTNVDLVEKGSIPRTAGKSQKVVDRRNVI, from the coding sequence ATGAGATACTGGCAGCCAAAATACGAGACCATGAAAAAAGACGAACGTGCAGAACTGCAATTAAAACGCTTGAAAAAGACGGCTGCGGCAGTCTATAATAACGTTCCTTTCTATAGGGAGAAATTCAAGGGACTCGACATAACTCCTGATGATATTAAGTCACTCGATGATATCAGTAAATTACCAACCACAAGAAAGACTGATCTCAGAGACAATTATCCATTCGGTCTTTTTGCAGTGCCAAGAGAGGAGATAGTAAGAATTCATGCATCCTCAGGTACCAGTGGGAAACCAACAGTTGTTGGCTATACAAAGAATGATATCGAGAACTGGTCAGATCTCATGGCACGAAACCTCACAATGGCAGGTCTTGACAGTAGTGATGTTTTCCAGAATGCAGTTAACTACGGACTTTTTACAGGCGGCCTTGGATTCCATTATGGTGCTGAAAGGATGGGGGCCATGACCGTTCCAAGTGGAACTGGGAATACAGCCAGACAGCTTGAAATGATGATAGACTTTGGTGTTACTGCAGTTCATTGTACTCCATCTTATGCACTCTATCTCGCAGAAACAGCAAAGGAATTGGATATCGTTGACAAGCTTTCCCTGAAAGTAGGTTGTTTTGGTGCTGAACCATGGTCATCCAATACAAGAAAACAGCTTGAAAGTTCACTGAACATCAAAGCATATGACTCCTACGGTCTTTCAGAGCTCATGGGTCCAGGTGTTGCATTTGAATGTGAAGAACAGGATGGCCTTCACATATGGAGTGATCACTTCTACGTTGAAGTTCTTGATGAGAACGGTGAGCAGGTTGCAGAAGGTGAGAAAGGAGAACTCGTACTCACATCCCTGACCAAGGAAGCACTCCCGATCATCAGATACAGGACAGGAGATATTACACGTCTTCTTGAGAGCGAATGTTCATGCGGTCGTACAACACCACGTATTTCAAGGCTTCTTGGAAGGGCTGATGACATGCTTATTGTAAGAGGTATCAATGTCTTCCCGTCACAGATTGAGGATGTTATTGTAGATATTCCTGAAGTCACTGAACATTTTCAGGTGCTTCTTGACAGGAATGCCAAGATGCTGGATGAAATAACTGTCAGGGTGGAGCTTGAGGAGAACGCTTTCACAGGTGAACTTAAAGATCTTGCAGCTGTCCGTAAGCATGTAGAAAACGAACTAAAGAGTGTGCTCAACATCAGGACAAATGTTGATCTTGTAGAAAAAGGTTCTATACCAAGAACAGCAGGAAAGTCACAGAAGGTTGTGGACAGAAGAAACGTCATCTAA